The genomic stretch CTGCAGGTTGCCATTCTGGTGTCGTCCATTGCCGGTTTGTTCAAACGCAAGGCACTGTGGCTGACCGCCCTGCCAATCGGCCTTGTCGGTGTGTTGTATTTTCTGGATGGCTTTTTCGTACTGTTCTAGCCGCAGACCGCGGCAGCGGGCACGACTGTCGTTTCAAACGCGGTCGTGCTGCACTGCGCATAGGCAGGCGCCACCGGCCCTGCCTACACTTTCCTGATCTCTTGTCTCAGGATACCCCGCCCCATGCGCACGGCCGGCCAGTGGTTCGACGCCTACAGCAGTGATCATCGCAACGCCACCAACCAGACCATCCACTGGATCTGCGTACCGGTCATTTTGTGGTGCGTGATGATGTGGTTATGGCTGGTGCCCTCACCCACCGGGATCGACGGTTTCTGGGCCTTGCTCGCCGCCGCCGCCGCGCTGGGGTTTTATACCCGCCTCTCTGTGCGGCTGGGTTTTGCCATGTTGCTCTGGCTGGCACTCAATGCGCTGCTTGCGCGCGCGGCAATGTCCGCACTGGGTGAGCAAGCGGCGTTCATGCTGGCGATCTCGCTGTTCATCCTGTCGTGGATCGGCCAGTTTGTCGGCCATGCCATCGAAGGCCGGCGCCCTTCTTTCTTTACCGATCTGTCTTACCTGCTGATCGGCCCCGCCTGGCTGATGGGCAAAACCTTGCGGCGCATGGGCTGGCCCGTCGCCTGAACATCGGCCAAGCGCCCACAAAAAATGGCCGCATGCGAGCGGCCATTTTGTTTGCGCAAGCGCCCTTTCAGCCCGGGCCGATCTCGCTGCGCAGATACCCCATGGCGGAATAAATACGCGCCACGGTTTCGGCATCGGCGCCATGACGTAATCGCGGCGGCGTCAGATCAGACTCGGACCGGCCATTGGCGTGGCCGTTGGGCTTGCTCTCTCTGGATTGCAAGTGATCCCGCTCGTGTTCCAGCTCCTTGATCCAGGCCTTGATCTGCGTACCGTGGCGGGTGCGCATCTCGTGCTGGAATTCATCGGTGGATGGGTCGTGCAACTCCTGATTGATTTCAATTTCCCAGGCATCGAGCTGGTTGCGGACTTTATCCAGGTCTAGCAGTG from Silvimonas iriomotensis encodes the following:
- a CDS encoding Mpo1 family 2-hydroxy fatty acid dioxygenase, whose product is MRTAGQWFDAYSSDHRNATNQTIHWICVPVILWCVMMWLWLVPSPTGIDGFWALLAAAAALGFYTRLSVRLGFAMLLWLALNALLARAAMSALGEQAAFMLAISLFILSWIGQFVGHAIEGRRPSFFTDLSYLLIGPAWLMGKTLRRMGWPVA